From Flavobacterium sp. 102, a single genomic window includes:
- a CDS encoding deoxyribodipyrimidine photo-lyase, translated as MNIFWFRRDLRLEDNVGLFHALQSGEEVLPIFIFDENILSQLSNDDSRVTFIHQQLVKIQNQLNKLGKSLAVFYGDPFEVYNKILTENEITSVYTNHDYEPYARKRDLELYYLFKEYNIEFKTSKDQVIFEKSEVVKDDGTPYVVYTPYSNKWKERFKKTQLASYNSEDYLDKITLHSYPFLSLSAIGFVESNLSVTPYDISDSLIDNYEATRNFPALNKTSYLGIYLRFGAVSIRKMVAKALESNNETFLKELIWREFFMQILWHFPHTVNKSFKAKYDEIQWSNNEALFQKWCEGKTGYPFVDAGMRELNATGHMHNRVRMIVASFLCKHLLIDWRWGETYFAQKLLDYEQASNVGNWQWAAGSGVDAAPYFRIFNPTEQIKKFDKDLVYIKKWIPELNSLEYPQPIVDHKEAREKCLRTYKVAVG; from the coding sequence ATGAACATTTTTTGGTTTAGACGCGATTTAAGATTAGAAGACAATGTAGGCCTTTTTCATGCACTGCAAAGTGGTGAAGAAGTATTACCTATTTTTATTTTTGATGAAAATATTCTTTCTCAACTCTCTAATGATGATTCGCGTGTGACTTTTATTCACCAACAATTGGTTAAAATTCAAAATCAATTAAATAAACTTGGCAAATCATTGGCAGTATTTTATGGTGATCCATTTGAAGTTTACAACAAGATATTAACCGAAAACGAAATCACATCGGTTTACACCAATCACGATTACGAACCTTACGCCCGAAAGCGTGACTTAGAATTATACTATTTATTCAAAGAGTACAACATCGAATTTAAAACAAGTAAAGACCAAGTCATTTTCGAGAAAAGCGAAGTGGTGAAAGACGACGGAACACCTTATGTAGTCTATACGCCGTATTCCAACAAATGGAAAGAACGCTTTAAAAAGACACAATTAGCCAGCTACAATTCAGAAGATTATTTAGATAAAATAACGCTTCACTCCTATCCTTTTTTGAGTTTGTCAGCTATTGGATTTGTTGAGTCAAATTTAAGCGTTACACCTTATGACATTTCGGATTCGTTGATTGATAATTATGAAGCTACACGTAATTTCCCGGCGTTGAATAAGACATCTTATTTGGGAATCTATCTCCGTTTTGGCGCAGTTTCTATACGAAAAATGGTCGCAAAAGCTTTGGAAAGTAACAACGAAACCTTTTTAAAAGAATTGATTTGGCGTGAGTTTTTTATGCAAATTCTTTGGCATTTTCCCCATACGGTAAATAAGAGTTTCAAGGCTAAATACGACGAAATACAATGGAGTAACAACGAAGCTTTGTTCCAAAAATGGTGCGAAGGCAAAACCGGTTATCCTTTTGTAGATGCCGGAATGCGAGAATTAAATGCTACAGGTCACATGCACAATCGAGTTCGAATGATTGTCGCTAGTTTTTTATGTAAACATTTATTAATTGACTGGCGTTGGGGTGAAACTTATTTTGCTCAAAAACTTTTAGACTATGAACAAGCCAGTAATGTGGGAAATTGGCAATGGGCAGCAGGAAGTGGTGTAGATGCTGCTCCTTACTTCAGAATTTTTAATCCAACAGAACAAATCAAGAAGTTTGACAAAGACTTGGTTTACATTAAAAAATGGATTCCTGAATTAAACTCGCTTGAGTATCCGCAACCCATTGTTGACCACAAAGAAGCCAGAGAAAAATGTTTAAGAACTTACAAAGTAGCTGTCGGTTAA
- a CDS encoding DUF1648 domain-containing protein, producing the protein MTDKIVELIGLLVLIGFWIFTLTHYSQLPDIIPTHFGAEGKPDGYGEKWTLFLLPIIGSTLYIALTILARFPHKMNYSATITEINAAKQYTIMVQMLRVLKVMILLVFFVLDYKTVQIALGLPDLFGRWFLLLVFALVFVPIFYFLIQSSKNA; encoded by the coding sequence ATGACCGATAAAATCGTTGAGTTGATTGGTCTATTAGTACTAATTGGTTTTTGGATTTTTACCTTAACCCATTACAGCCAACTGCCGGATATTATTCCGACGCATTTCGGAGCAGAAGGCAAGCCTGATGGTTATGGTGAAAAATGGACGCTATTTTTATTACCAATTATAGGCAGTACGCTATATATTGCATTGACCATTTTGGCAAGATTTCCACACAAAATGAATTATTCTGCCACAATCACTGAAATCAATGCCGCAAAGCAATATACTATTATGGTACAAATGCTTAGAGTCTTAAAAGTTATGATACTTCTGGTATTTTTTGTCCTCGACTATAAAACAGTACAGATTGCATTAGGACTACCGGATTTATTTGGTCGATGGTTTTTACTTTTGGTTTTTGCTCTGGTTTTTGTACCCATTTTCTATTTTCTTATTCAATCTTCCAAAAATGCCTAA
- a CDS encoding GDSL-type esterase/lipase family protein — MKKQLIAFAILFISLNVYSQEKPFWNEIKTFRTQDSIQKPQDGMILFIGSSSFRLWKSAKEDFHNETIVNRAFGGATLEDLIYWQNDIVLKYKPKKIFIYCGENDIASSEKVTPEIVLDRYKALHTTLRNQFPEITIVFVSIKPCILRWAMKDRMMAANALISAYLKQDSNAVFVNIWDKMLENDEPMKDIFIQDNLHMNSKGYAIWHKELEPLVNE; from the coding sequence ATGAAAAAACAACTAATTGCCTTTGCTATATTATTCATTTCATTGAATGTTTATTCGCAAGAAAAACCATTTTGGAATGAAATAAAAACCTTCAGAACGCAAGACAGTATCCAGAAACCGCAAGACGGAATGATTTTGTTTATTGGTAGTTCTTCCTTTAGATTATGGAAATCGGCTAAGGAAGATTTTCACAATGAAACTATTGTAAATCGCGCTTTTGGTGGTGCAACACTTGAGGATTTGATTTATTGGCAAAATGATATCGTATTGAAGTACAAGCCTAAAAAGATATTTATTTATTGTGGTGAAAATGACATTGCCAGCTCAGAAAAAGTTACGCCCGAAATAGTTTTAGATAGATATAAAGCATTACATACTACTTTAAGAAATCAATTCCCGGAAATAACAATCGTATTTGTCTCGATAAAGCCTTGTATTTTAAGATGGGCAATGAAAGATCGAATGATGGCTGCCAATGCCTTAATCAGTGCGTATTTAAAACAAGACTCTAATGCAGTTTTTGTCAATATTTGGGACAAAATGTTGGAAAATGATGAGCCGATGAAAGACATCTTTATTCAAGACAATTTGCATATGAATTCAAAAGGCTATGCTATTTGGCACAAAGAGTTGGAGCCATTGGTAAACGAATAA
- a CDS encoding SDR family NAD(P)-dependent oxidoreductase, whose amino-acid sequence MKNILLIGGSYGIGLAIAKELQYENRIYIASRTNEAISDMNVTHIPFDATTDTLDVSQLPEVIHGLVYCPGSINLRPFRGLKPESFESDLQINFISLVKVIQSVLPNLTIAEQSSIVLFSSVAATMGMPFHTSVAASKGAIEGFAKALAAEYAPKIRVNVIAPSLTDTPLAEKFLSNDEKREKSAQRHPLKRVGTTEDMAQMAGFLLGDKSSWISGQILHVDGGMSTLLVNA is encoded by the coding sequence ATGAAAAATATATTATTAATTGGTGGTTCCTATGGAATTGGTTTAGCCATTGCCAAAGAATTACAATACGAAAATAGAATCTACATAGCATCAAGAACTAATGAAGCAATTTCAGATATGAATGTAACTCATATCCCGTTTGATGCAACAACTGATACTTTAGATGTTTCACAATTACCCGAAGTCATTCATGGTTTGGTCTATTGCCCGGGAAGCATTAATTTACGACCGTTTCGTGGCTTAAAGCCGGAATCTTTTGAAAGTGATTTACAAATCAATTTTATCAGTTTGGTAAAGGTAATCCAATCCGTTTTACCCAATCTGACCATTGCAGAACAGTCCAGCATTGTATTATTTAGTTCAGTTGCAGCCACTATGGGAATGCCTTTTCACACCAGTGTTGCAGCTTCAAAAGGAGCCATTGAAGGTTTTGCCAAAGCCTTAGCTGCAGAATATGCTCCTAAAATCAGAGTGAATGTTATTGCACCTTCTTTAACCGATACACCATTAGCAGAAAAGTTTTTGAGTAATGATGAGAAAAGAGAAAAATCAGCACAACGTCATCCTTTAAAACGCGTTGGTACTACTGAAGATATGGCACAAATGGCCGGTTTTCTTTTAGGTGACAAAAGCAGTTGGATTTCCGGGCAAATTCTCCATGTTGATGGTGGAATGTCTACTTTATTGGTAAATGCCTAA
- a CDS encoding DUF1684 domain-containing protein has protein sequence MKKMLSFLLLLNVCMLTAQETAKEFQETINKEYGNREESPLTEEDFKVFKGLDFYPINEKFIVEAKFTRTPNEKVFKMKTTGTRLPEYVKYGELVFNIDGKTFKLNLYQNIDLTKKEGYADYLFLPFSDLTCGKESYIGGRYIDMRIPKGDTLIIDFNKAYNPYCAYNHKYSCPIVPLGNDLDIEILAGVKKFHD, from the coding sequence ATGAAAAAAATGCTTTCCTTTTTGTTATTGCTTAATGTATGTATGCTGACAGCTCAAGAAACGGCAAAAGAATTTCAAGAAACAATCAATAAAGAATATGGAAATCGTGAAGAAAGTCCGTTAACAGAGGAAGATTTTAAAGTATTCAAAGGGTTGGATTTTTATCCTATCAACGAAAAGTTTATTGTTGAAGCCAAGTTTACCAGAACTCCAAACGAAAAAGTATTCAAAATGAAAACTACCGGTACCCGTTTGCCGGAATATGTGAAGTATGGAGAATTGGTTTTCAATATTGATGGAAAAACATTCAAACTGAATCTGTACCAAAACATCGATTTGACTAAAAAAGAAGGCTATGCGGATTACTTATTTTTACCTTTTTCTGATTTGACTTGCGGTAAGGAAAGCTACATTGGCGGGCGTTATATTGATATGAGAATTCCAAAAGGCGATACCCTTATCATCGATTTCAACAAGGCTTACAATCCGTATTGTGCTTACAACCATAAATATTCTTGCCCAATTGTTCCTTTAGGAAATGATTTGGATATCGAGATTTTAGCCGGTGTAAAAAAGTTTCACGACTAA
- a CDS encoding DUF2911 domain-containing protein, protein MRKIIFMLAILIANFTIEAQVKTPAPSPKSTVNQAVGLTDVTVEYSRPSAKGRAVFGDLVPFGKLWRTGANQNSMVTFSEDVVIKGATLKKGKYAIFTTPKADMWEVIFYTDTENWGTPENWDENKVAYKTNVDPIALGNNVETFTIAINNLTNDSATLDISWEKTLVSVKFEVPTQKAALASINKVLAGPTAGDYFSSAQYFYQSEGDLNKALEYVNKAISMAKADNVPFWHLRLKSLIQAKLGNKSGAIETARLSLAGAEKENNGDYVKMNNDSIKEWSKK, encoded by the coding sequence ATGAGAAAAATTATTTTTATGCTGGCTATATTGATTGCCAATTTTACGATTGAAGCTCAAGTAAAAACACCGGCACCAAGTCCGAAATCAACAGTAAATCAAGCGGTTGGTTTAACCGATGTAACGGTTGAATATTCGCGTCCGAGCGCAAAAGGCAGAGCCGTTTTTGGTGATTTAGTTCCTTTTGGTAAACTATGGAGAACCGGAGCAAACCAAAATTCAATGGTTACTTTCAGTGAAGATGTGGTAATCAAAGGTGCTACGTTGAAAAAAGGAAAGTATGCTATTTTCACTACTCCTAAAGCAGACATGTGGGAAGTAATTTTCTACACTGATACTGAAAATTGGGGAACACCGGAAAACTGGGATGAAAACAAAGTTGCTTACAAAACCAATGTTGACCCAATTGCTTTAGGCAATAATGTTGAAACCTTCACTATTGCAATTAATAACTTGACTAATGACAGTGCGACTTTAGATATTTCATGGGAGAAGACTTTAGTTTCTGTTAAGTTTGAAGTGCCAACACAAAAGGCTGCTTTAGCAAGTATTAATAAAGTATTGGCCGGTCCAACCGCTGGAGATTATTTTTCATCAGCACAATATTTTTATCAATCTGAAGGCGATTTGAATAAAGCTTTAGAATATGTGAATAAAGCTATTTCAATGGCAAAAGCTGACAATGTTCCATTTTGGCATTTGAGATTAAAATCTTTAATCCAAGCTAAACTAGGTAATAAGTCAGGTGCTATTGAAACAGCAAGATTGTCATTGGCCGGTGCTGAAAAAGAGAATAATGGTGACTATGTTAAAATGAATAACGACAGTATTAAAGAATGGAGTAAAAAATAA
- a CDS encoding SRPBCC family protein encodes MKIYTLHTKQNLPITIEEAWEFLSNPKNLKTITPDYMGFKTLSGDEKPMFSGQIIQYIVTPVLGIPMKWVTEITHVMDKKYFVDEQRFGPYALWHHKHFLKEIPGGVEMEDIVDYKVPMGILGQMVHPFLVKPKLTEIFDYRREKLIELFGEYKTE; translated from the coding sequence ATGAAAATTTATACTTTACACACGAAACAAAACTTGCCAATAACAATTGAAGAAGCTTGGGAATTTTTGTCCAATCCAAAAAATTTAAAGACCATCACCCCGGATTATATGGGATTCAAAACACTTTCCGGGGATGAAAAACCAATGTTTTCAGGGCAAATTATACAGTACATAGTAACACCGGTTTTGGGCATTCCAATGAAATGGGTTACTGAAATTACGCATGTAATGGATAAAAAGTATTTTGTTGATGAACAACGTTTTGGCCCTTATGCGCTTTGGCACCATAAACACTTCTTAAAAGAAATTCCCGGCGGTGTTGAGATGGAAGATATTGTCGATTACAAAGTGCCTATGGGAATTTTAGGTCAAATGGTTCACCCCTTTTTAGTAAAACCAAAACTCACAGAAATCTTTGATTATCGCAGAGAAAAATTAATTGAACTATTTGGAGAATATAAAACAGAATAA
- a CDS encoding ThiF family adenylyltransferase, with protein sequence MAKWQERAELLFKTEGLNNLKNANVLVVGLGGVGSFAAEFLARAGVGNMTIVDGDVVDITNVNRQLPALHSTVGMLKVHVVGDRLMDINPELNLIRLEEFLSPERAFELVTPEFDYVLDCIDSITPKLNLLIAAKRKKVKVISSMGAGGKYESSKVKVRDISRTEYCPLAKNMRKRLKEAKISKGIKAVFSTEMPDESSVKLTDGKNYKKSFYGTNSWMPCLFGLHAAETVVKHLLKKQK encoded by the coding sequence ATGGCAAAGTGGCAAGAAAGAGCAGAACTTTTATTTAAAACAGAAGGATTAAACAATTTGAAGAATGCTAATGTCTTGGTAGTTGGACTTGGTGGCGTAGGTTCGTTTGCTGCGGAGTTTTTGGCGCGAGCCGGTGTTGGCAATATGACCATTGTTGATGGTGATGTAGTCGATATTACGAATGTTAACCGACAATTACCGGCTTTGCATTCAACGGTTGGTATGCTCAAAGTTCATGTAGTAGGCGATAGGCTAATGGATATCAATCCTGAGCTCAACTTAATCCGTTTGGAAGAATTTCTTTCTCCGGAAAGGGCTTTTGAATTGGTTACGCCTGAGTTTGATTATGTCTTAGATTGCATTGACAGTATTACGCCAAAATTGAACTTATTGATTGCGGCTAAACGTAAAAAAGTAAAAGTCATCAGCAGTATGGGCGCGGGCGGAAAATATGAATCGAGCAAAGTAAAAGTTCGGGATATCAGTAGAACCGAATATTGTCCGTTAGCGAAAAACATGCGCAAACGTTTGAAAGAAGCCAAAATATCAAAAGGAATTAAAGCCGTTTTCTCGACCGAAATGCCTGATGAAAGCAGTGTAAAATTGACTGATGGCAAAAACTACAAAAAGTCATTTTATGGCACAAATAGTTGGATGCCTTGTCTTTTTGGATTGCACGCCGCAGAAACAGTTGTGAAACATTTGCTTAAAAAACAAAAATAG
- a CDS encoding BlaI/MecI/CopY family transcriptional regulator, protein MQKLTNKEEEIMQILWKLKKAFVKEVLAEITEEQPHYNTLSTIIRNLEEKGFVGHNAFGNTHQYFPIVKMEDYRKRFMNTAIDNYFNSSYKNLVSFFAEEEKISAEELREILAIIEKK, encoded by the coding sequence ATGCAAAAGTTAACGAATAAGGAAGAAGAGATTATGCAAATCTTATGGAAGCTTAAAAAAGCTTTCGTCAAAGAAGTTTTAGCCGAAATCACTGAAGAGCAACCCCATTACAACACACTTTCCACTATTATCAGAAACTTGGAAGAAAAAGGGTTTGTTGGTCACAATGCTTTTGGAAATACACACCAATACTTCCCAATTGTTAAAATGGAAGACTATAGAAAACGCTTTATGAATACGGCAATTGACAATTATTTCAACAGTTCGTATAAAAATTTGGTTTCCTTTTTTGCTGAAGAAGAAAAGATTTCAGCAGAAGAATTAAGAGAGATTTTAGCCATTATAGAAAAAAAATAA
- a CDS encoding HAD family phosphatase: MIQTVIFDMDGVIVDTEPVHHYAYAQHFKQLNINITPEMYASFTGNSTKNIFERLKAQFNLEADVQTLVETKRNLFNDAFDNKEDLYLLEGVEDLIKELHRNGMQLVLASSSATVTINRIFKRFNLDQYFTHKVSGEDFPKSKPHPAIFQHAAFLAQTPIENCIVIEDSTNGILAAKAAGIYCIGYDSFHSKMQDYSKADMVIKDFKKLNYNIIRKIKTS; encoded by the coding sequence ATGATACAAACCGTAATATTCGACATGGATGGCGTAATTGTAGATACCGAACCGGTTCACCATTATGCCTACGCGCAACATTTCAAACAACTCAACATCAACATCACACCGGAAATGTATGCTTCGTTTACCGGAAATTCTACTAAGAATATCTTTGAGCGTTTAAAAGCACAATTCAATTTAGAAGCCGATGTACAGACTTTGGTAGAAACCAAACGCAACTTGTTCAATGACGCTTTTGACAACAAAGAAGATTTGTATTTATTGGAAGGTGTTGAAGATTTAATTAAAGAATTACACCGAAATGGTATGCAGTTGGTTTTGGCGTCATCCTCGGCCACCGTTACTATCAATAGGATTTTTAAACGCTTTAATTTAGACCAGTATTTCACGCATAAAGTTTCCGGAGAAGATTTTCCTAAATCGAAACCGCATCCGGCGATATTTCAACATGCCGCATTTTTGGCACAAACTCCGATAGAAAATTGCATTGTGATTGAAGATAGTACGAACGGTATTTTAGCGGCAAAAGCAGCCGGAATCTATTGTATTGGTTACGATAGTTTTCATTCTAAAATGCAGGATTATTCAAAAGCGGATATGGTGATTAAAGATTTTAAGAAATTGAATTACAATATCATTCGTAAAATTAAAACTTCATGA
- a CDS encoding MFS transporter, which yields MLKSAFQRYIDNFKGFSREIWILTIITFINRAGTMVLPFLSKYLKEDLGFSYGQVGWIMVCFGVGSMLGSWLGGKLSDKIGFYKIMIFSLLTSGLMFFVIQYITSFIGLCISMFAIMTVADMYRPAMFVSIGAYAKPENRTRALTLVRLAINLGFAAGPAMGGLIIMNIGYRGLFWADGITCIVAILIFWLKVKEKKKSPFTDKEHPGEVLTHSVFRDKPFWLFLFTCLVSGILFFQVFTTIPLYHREQFNLSEFQTGLLLTMNGVLVFFCEMPIVSYVERKKINKVKVVAFGCFLMAISMFLMLFNTWVGILTTMMVFMTFAEMFAFPFSNSVALSRAPKGHEGRYMAIYTMSFSLAHILSAKVGMEIIEYYKKDGYQMNWLYMGLLGLIGCICGYWVFKLIQAERKAI from the coding sequence ATGCTTAAATCGGCTTTCCAACGCTATATCGATAACTTTAAAGGCTTTTCTAGAGAAATTTGGATACTAACCATTATTACTTTTATCAATCGAGCCGGAACGATGGTATTGCCTTTTCTTTCTAAATATTTGAAAGAAGATCTCGGTTTTAGCTATGGCCAAGTTGGTTGGATTATGGTTTGTTTTGGCGTAGGTTCCATGTTAGGTTCTTGGCTTGGCGGAAAACTTTCAGACAAAATTGGTTTTTACAAAATAATGATTTTCAGCTTACTAACCAGTGGCTTAATGTTCTTTGTCATTCAATACATTACCAGTTTCATTGGTCTTTGCATTAGTATGTTTGCCATTATGACGGTTGCCGATATGTATCGACCGGCCATGTTTGTGTCGATTGGCGCTTATGCCAAACCCGAAAACAGAACGCGAGCACTAACCTTAGTTCGACTGGCCATCAATCTTGGTTTCGCGGCCGGACCGGCGATGGGCGGATTAATTATTATGAATATTGGCTATCGTGGCTTGTTTTGGGCAGATGGTATTACTTGTATAGTAGCGATTCTTATCTTTTGGCTCAAAGTAAAAGAAAAGAAAAAATCGCCGTTCACCGATAAAGAACATCCGGGCGAAGTCTTGACCCATTCGGTTTTTAGAGACAAACCGTTTTGGCTCTTTTTGTTTACATGTTTGGTTTCGGGTATCTTGTTTTTTCAAGTCTTTACTACCATTCCTTTATACCATAGAGAACAATTTAATTTATCTGAATTCCAAACCGGATTGTTACTCACCATGAATGGTGTTTTGGTTTTCTTCTGCGAAATGCCCATAGTAAGTTATGTTGAAAGAAAGAAAATCAATAAAGTAAAAGTGGTTGCTTTTGGTTGTTTTTTAATGGCTATCAGTATGTTTCTGATGTTATTTAACACTTGGGTTGGCATTTTGACCACTATGATGGTATTTATGACTTTTGCCGAAATGTTTGCTTTTCCTTTTTCGAATTCTGTGGCTTTGAGTCGAGCACCAAAAGGCCACGAAGGTCGTTATATGGCAATTTACACCATGAGTTTTAGCTTGGCGCATATTCTTAGTGCCAAAGTTGGTATGGAAATCATAGAATATTATAAAAAAGATGGTTACCAAATGAATTGGCTGTATATGGGATTACTTGGGCTCATAGGATGCATTTGTGGTTATTGGGTTTTCAAACTCATTCAAGCGGAACGTAAAGCCATATAA
- a CDS encoding TatD family hydrolase, with the protein MPFYNLHTHKLTSEANIIALVNQYPWEFVNDIPLYSIGIHPWYINESRLQSDLQMIENKLQLPECLALGECGLDKRIDIPMHLQIEVFEKQIALAEKYRKPLVLHLVAAYQELVEIKNCLNITVPIILHGFSKNEPTAKQMIDNGFYLSFGKYLLRNPELKQVFLSVPNDRFFLETDTIEETLEGVYTLAAHYKGLTVEALQKQVGTNWDTVFKT; encoded by the coding sequence ATGCCTTTCTACAATTTACATACGCATAAATTAACGAGTGAAGCCAATATTATAGCATTGGTGAATCAATATCCGTGGGAATTTGTCAATGACATTCCGCTATATTCTATTGGTATTCATCCTTGGTATATCAATGAAAGTCGTTTGCAAAGTGATTTGCAAATGATTGAAAACAAATTACAACTTCCTGAATGTTTGGCTTTAGGCGAATGTGGTTTAGACAAGCGCATTGACATACCAATGCATTTACAGATAGAAGTCTTTGAAAAGCAAATTGCCTTAGCTGAAAAGTATCGCAAGCCTTTAGTATTGCACTTAGTGGCTGCTTATCAGGAATTGGTAGAAATCAAAAACTGTTTGAATATTACAGTGCCTATAATACTTCACGGATTTTCAAAGAATGAGCCAACCGCTAAACAGATGATAGACAATGGATTCTATTTGTCATTTGGTAAATATTTGTTGCGCAATCCTGAGTTAAAGCAAGTGTTTCTTTCGGTGCCCAATGATCGATTCTTTCTTGAAACGGACACTATTGAAGAAACGTTAGAAGGAGTTTACACGTTAGCTGCCCACTATAAAGGCCTTACCGTTGAAGCTTTGCAAAAGCAAGTCGGCACGAACTGGGATACGGTTTTTAAAACATAA
- a CDS encoding M56 family metallopeptidase has translation METLLIYLLKSSGLIAVFYLAYYFLVRKETFFSSNRWFLIAGLFTSLLLPMLSFTKIIYVERTPLPLEELAAIADVSAPVIVTPINVQSEPLDYFKIAAIAYLLIGLVLLAKAIIDLISLSKLLRNQKVVKCENYSLIDLRVDIAPFSFFNYIVYNSNLYTQNELENILQHEKIHSQQKHSFDLLIAKLFCIVFWFNPFIWLYKKSIVQNLEYIADNEATLHLDDKTSYQKALLKVTASKNCFSLTNHFYQSLIKKRIIMLNQNQSHKRNLWKYAVVIPSLIAFVFLFQIKTEARNKVSKTTNFNNAANTPIAVINENVGDPIEGAYVFDKISSDKEFKENALEIKSKFNIDLKVSNIKRNGKGEIIAIKLSYDDNKGNKGKTEQIRDIPIRPIFFKISKKDEKNVIGFYDNPEFVVKPTDPVNESKITTIESIKDDALIYVDGQRYTKEDLNELDPKGLEKIEILKDIKSLEKYNAKDKKEVIVITTNWTTRQETPEPNASSIFTLENGDEVVLFDRVNIKVPGHPAVQFTDNSPVLIFNGVPQKNPRLLLESMDISKIKSIKVFNENDSEVKGTPIYKMIITTK, from the coding sequence ATGGAAACGCTACTCATTTATCTTTTAAAATCAAGCGGATTAATTGCTGTATTTTATTTGGCTTACTATTTTTTGGTGCGCAAAGAAACTTTTTTCAGCAGTAATCGTTGGTTTTTAATAGCAGGATTATTCACGTCACTCTTATTGCCAATGCTTTCTTTTACAAAAATTATCTATGTGGAGCGTACACCATTACCTTTAGAGGAATTGGCAGCAATAGCGGATGTATCAGCACCGGTTATCGTTACGCCAATCAATGTGCAAAGTGAGCCTTTAGATTATTTTAAAATTGCCGCTATAGCTTATTTATTAATAGGTTTGGTATTATTAGCTAAAGCTATAATTGATTTAATATCATTATCGAAATTACTTCGAAACCAAAAAGTTGTGAAATGTGAGAACTATTCACTAATCGATTTAAGAGTTGATATTGCTCCATTTTCATTCTTTAATTACATAGTTTATAATTCCAATTTATACACCCAAAATGAACTGGAAAACATTTTACAGCACGAAAAAATTCACAGCCAACAAAAACATTCCTTTGACTTACTTATAGCCAAATTGTTTTGCATAGTATTTTGGTTCAATCCATTTATATGGTTGTACAAAAAATCAATTGTTCAAAATCTGGAATACATTGCTGATAATGAAGCCACGCTTCACCTAGATGACAAAACATCCTACCAAAAAGCACTTTTGAAAGTAACCGCTTCTAAAAACTGCTTTTCGCTTACCAATCATTTTTATCAATCATTAATCAAAAAACGTATCATTATGCTAAACCAAAACCAATCTCACAAAAGAAACTTATGGAAATACGCCGTTGTAATTCCGTCTCTAATTGCCTTTGTTTTTTTATTCCAAATCAAGACTGAAGCCCGAAATAAGGTTTCCAAAACAACCAATTTTAACAATGCTGCCAATACACCTATTGCAGTGATAAACGAAAATGTTGGCGATCCAATTGAAGGTGCGTACGTTTTTGACAAAATTTCCTCTGACAAAGAATTCAAAGAAAATGCTTTAGAAATTAAATCGAAATTCAATATTGATTTAAAAGTTTCCAATATTAAGCGAAACGGTAAAGGTGAAATCATCGCTATCAAATTGTCTTATGACGACAACAAAGGAAACAAAGGTAAAACCGAACAAATTAGAGACATTCCAATCAGACCTATTTTTTTTAAGATTAGCAAAAAAGACGAAAAAAATGTTATCGGTTTTTATGACAACCCTGAATTTGTGGTTAAACCTACAGATCCTGTTAATGAAAGCAAGATAACTACCATAGAATCGATCAAAGATGATGCGTTAATTTATGTTGACGGACAAAGATATACCAAGGAAGATTTGAATGAACTAGATCCAAAAGGCTTGGAAAAAATCGAAATCTTAAAAGACATAAAATCACTGGAAAAATACAATGCTAAAGACAAAAAAGAAGTCATTGTAATTACCACCAATTGGACCACAAGACAAGAAACACCTGAACCAAATGCCTCAAGTATTTTTACTTTAGAAAACGGAGATGAAGTAGTGTTATTTGACCGTGTCAATATAAAAGTTCCCGGACATCCTGCTGTGCAATTCACAGACAATTCACCTGTTTTAATTTTCAATGGTGTTCCACAAAAAAATCCAAGACTCCTATTAGAAAGCATGGATATTTCAAAAATAAAAAGCATCAAAGTATTTAATGAAAATGATTCAGAAGTTAAAGGAACACCGATTTATAAAATGATTATCACTACCAAGTAG